A region from the Cupriavidus sp. D39 genome encodes:
- a CDS encoding collagen-like protein has translation MKYSNLIVATLMTLAVLACTGPAGPQGATGSSGEKGSTGYMGATGYTGATGSTGATGGTGATGYTGATGDTGATGNTGAKGNTGSTGARGGTADSTVIVVPR, from the coding sequence ATGAAATATTCGAACCTGATTGTCGCAACACTGATGACACTCGCTGTATTGGCTTGTACGGGCCCGGCCGGGCCGCAAGGCGCAACAGGCAGTTCTGGTGAGAAAGGAAGCACCGGATACATGGGCGCAACCGGCTACACCGGGGCAACCGGAAGCACCGGGGCGACCGGCGGCACTGGCGCAACAGGATACACCGGCGCTACGGGCGATACGGGCGCAACCGGCAACACGGGAGCAAAGGGCAACACCGGCAGCACCGGTGCAAGAGGAGGTACTGCTGACAGTACTGTGATCGTCGTTCCTCGCTGA
- a CDS encoding YSC84-related protein, whose protein sequence is MPRRRFILMTTESAIAIGLTTLGCTTTGTSDTSGHQVDKRHTIDAGVESTLARLYTAANGSRELVGKARGVLVFPSVIAAGFVLGGQYGEGSLRVGGSTVGYYSTATASIGWQIGAQSKAIIFLFMTEDALDRFRNSDGWSVGGDASVAALKVGANGSIDTTTATGPVQAFVLTNSGLMAGVTLEGTKVTKLKSL, encoded by the coding sequence ATGCCAAGACGAAGATTCATATTGATGACGACCGAATCAGCCATTGCAATCGGCCTCACGACTCTGGGCTGCACGACTACGGGGACATCCGACACCAGTGGCCACCAGGTCGACAAGCGTCACACGATCGACGCGGGTGTCGAATCGACCCTTGCACGCCTTTACACCGCTGCCAATGGCTCGCGTGAACTCGTCGGCAAGGCCCGCGGCGTGCTGGTGTTCCCATCGGTCATCGCGGCCGGCTTTGTCCTCGGAGGCCAGTACGGTGAAGGCTCGCTGCGCGTCGGCGGCAGCACGGTCGGATACTACAGCACCGCGACCGCTTCGATCGGGTGGCAAATCGGCGCTCAATCGAAAGCCATCATCTTCCTGTTCATGACCGAGGACGCACTGGACCGATTCCGAAATAGTGACGGCTGGTCAGTAGGCGGTGACGCGTCAGTTGCGGCACTGAAGGTGGGCGCGAACGGCAGTATTGACACGACCACCGCTACCGGTCCGGTCCAGGCATTCGTGCTCACCAACAGCGGATTGATGGCCGGCGTGACGCTCGAAGGTACGAAGGTCACGAAGCTGAAATCCCTGTAG
- a CDS encoding IS4 family transposase, with product MNDESGAWVDEEFEVLDLGDPRRDRRAKGLLKRLAARPTASIPGACEDWAETIAAYRFFGNEEVEWTDMMQPHWERTAGRARQFPVVLCIADTTELNFNGQEIDGLGPLSYEAQRGMYLHPTYAVTPDREPLGVIDAWMWAREPLDANGQRVGITESVRWTESYERVAEQAAMLPETRLVYVADREGDIAAMMERANELGNPADWLIRSQHNRSLGETGKLWDTVDASEALGEIGFILPGRAGQKAREVKQELRAQRVKLPGKTGPAVTCIVAQEIGAPAGVTPVVWRLLTNREAQDTDAVIELIDWYRARWEIEMFFNVLKNGCKVEALQLSHMDRVERALVFYMVVAWRIARLMRLGRTCPTLDASLFFDADEIRGAYLLAKKARPKTPVTLNQMIRLIASLGGFLGRKCDGEPGAKTIWIGMQRTMDAAFMILALRAEDS from the coding sequence ATGAACGACGAGTCGGGGGCATGGGTGGACGAAGAATTTGAGGTGCTGGATCTTGGCGATCCAAGGCGGGACCGACGGGCGAAGGGGCTGCTGAAGCGACTGGCTGCGAGGCCGACTGCGAGCATTCCGGGCGCATGCGAGGACTGGGCAGAGACCATCGCTGCCTATCGATTTTTCGGCAACGAGGAAGTCGAGTGGACAGACATGATGCAGCCGCATTGGGAGCGCACGGCAGGGCGGGCGCGGCAATTCCCGGTGGTGCTGTGCATTGCAGACACGACCGAGCTGAACTTTAACGGCCAGGAGATCGATGGGCTCGGGCCCTTGAGCTACGAAGCGCAGAGGGGGATGTATCTCCATCCGACCTATGCTGTGACGCCGGATCGGGAACCACTCGGTGTGATCGACGCCTGGATGTGGGCCCGGGAGCCGCTGGATGCAAACGGGCAGCGGGTTGGTATTACAGAGAGCGTACGGTGGACTGAAAGCTACGAACGCGTTGCAGAACAGGCCGCGATGTTGCCTGAGACTCGCCTGGTCTACGTGGCGGATCGGGAAGGCGATATCGCTGCGATGATGGAGCGTGCTAATGAGCTCGGCAATCCTGCAGACTGGCTGATACGTTCCCAACACAACCGCAGCCTTGGTGAGACAGGCAAGCTGTGGGACACGGTAGACGCCAGCGAAGCTCTGGGGGAGATCGGCTTCATCCTGCCGGGGCGCGCAGGCCAGAAGGCGCGCGAGGTCAAGCAGGAGTTACGTGCGCAACGCGTGAAGCTGCCGGGTAAGACGGGGCCCGCCGTCACCTGCATTGTGGCCCAGGAGATCGGCGCCCCGGCAGGCGTTACCCCTGTCGTGTGGCGACTGCTGACCAACCGGGAGGCGCAAGATACAGATGCCGTCATCGAGCTGATCGATTGGTATCGAGCCCGGTGGGAGATTGAAATGTTCTTCAATGTCCTGAAGAACGGGTGCAAGGTGGAAGCTTTACAGTTATCCCACATGGACCGCGTGGAACGGGCTCTGGTGTTTTACATGGTCGTGGCGTGGCGCATTGCCCGGCTGATGCGTTTGGGCAGAACCTGCCCTACCCTGGACGCGTCGCTATTCTTTGATGCCGATGAGATACGAGGCGCGTATCTACTCGCGAAGAAGGCGCGTCCAAAGACGCCCGTCACGCTCAATCAAATGATTCGCTTGATCGCGTCACTGGGTGGTTTCCTGGGCCGCAAGTGTGATGGCGAGCCCGGCGCCAAAACGATCTGGATCGGCATGCAGCGAACCATGGATGCTGCGTTCATGATCCTGGCGCTACGGGCTGAGGACTCATGA